One region of Scomber scombrus chromosome 10, fScoSco1.1, whole genome shotgun sequence genomic DNA includes:
- the wnt1 gene encoding protein Wnt-1: MRSLALLLGVKAACILLVSSLSGTGAVNNSGRWWGIVNVASSSNLLSNSKNVQLVLDPSLALLSRRQRRLIRQNPGILHAIAAGLHTAIKECKWQFRNRRWNCPTTHSPAIFGKMVNRGCRETAFVFAITSAGVTHAVARSCSEGAIESCTCDYRRRGPGGPDWHWGGCSDNVDFGRMFSREFVDSSERGRDLRYLINLHNNEAGRMTVSSEMRQECKCHGMSGSCTVRTCWMRLPSFRTVGDFLKDRFDGASRVVYANKGSNRASHRADPRHLEPENSAHKPPSAMDLVYFEKSPNFCSYNGKTGTLGTSGRTCNSSSPGLDGCELLCCGRGYKTRTESVTERCHCTFHWCCHVICLNCTSTRTLHQCL; the protein is encoded by the exons ATGAGGAGTTTGGCGCTGCTGTTAGGGGTGAAAGCCGCTTGCATCCTGCTGGTGTCTTCGCTCTCGGGCACAGGGGCCGTCAACAACAGCGGTCGGTGGTG GGGTATTGTCAATGTGGCCTCCTCGTCCAACCTCCTTTCCAATTCCAAGAATGTGCAGTTGGTCCTGGACCCAAGCCTGGCCCTACTGAGTCGTCGCCAGCGCCGGCTGATTCGGCAGAATCCTGGCATCTTGCATGCCATTGCTGCTGGGCTGCACACTGCCATCAAGGAGTGCAAGTGGCAGTTCCGCAACCGTCGCTGGAACTGCCCGACCACCCACAGTCCAGCAATATTTGGCAAAATGGTCAATCGTG GTTGCCGAGAGACAGCATTTGTATTTGCCATTACCAGTGCAGGGGTGACCCATGCTGTGGCTCGCTCCTGTTCAGAAGGGGCCATTGAGTCATGCACATGCGATTACCGCCGCAGAGGTCCTGGAGGGCCAGACTGGCACTGGGGAGGCTGCAGTGACAATGTGGACTTTGGCCGGATGTTCAGCCGTGAGTTTGTGGACTCAAGCGAAAGGGGCAGAGATCTGCGCTACCTCATCAATCTACATAATAACGAAGCTGGCAGAATG ACTGTGTCATCGGAGATGCGTCAGGAGTGCAAGTGCCATGGCATGTCAGGCTCCTGCACGGTGCGTACCTGCTGGATGCGCCTACCTAGCTTCCGCACAGTCGGAGACTTCTTAAAGGACCGGTTTGATGGTGCATCCAGAGTTGTCTATGCCAACAAGGGCAGCAACCGAGCCTCTCATCGAGCTGATCCCCGTCATCTGGAACCTGAAAACTCAGCCCACAAACCACCATCTGCCATGGACCTGGTCTATTTTGAGAAATCACCAAACTTCTGCTCCTACAATGGTAAAACTGGCACTTTGGGAACTTCTGGAAGAACATGCAATAGCTCTTCTCCAGGCCTGGACGGATGTGAGCTGCTCTGCTGTGGACGTGGGTATAAGACCCGGACTGAGAGTGTGACTGAACGGTGCCACTGCACGTTCCACTGGTGCTGTCACGTCATCTGCCTGAACTGCACCAGTACACGAACTTTACACCAGTGTCTATGA
- the wnt10b gene encoding protein Wnt-10b — MELSNKLRWDQFLILAAALMSPALTVLCNDILSLKMAGDPVLTPNSVCLRLAGLSKRQMRMCVRSPDVTASALQGIQVAIHECQHQLRDHRWNCSSLEGLGKLPHHSTILNRGFRESAFSLALLAAGVAHSVASACSMGKLRGCGCEAKRRQDDDKIRLKLTQLQLQTLQKGGVGISMTRSLPLELNGHHGDLPASLHSTHPSALLKPLPDELISMQETWEWGGCSHDVRFGDRFSRDWLDSRGSPRDIHARMRIHNNRMGRQIVADNMKRKCKCHGTSGSCQFKTCWHVSPEFRHVGSLLKEKFLTAIFVNSQNKNNGVFNPRTGNGASGSTGGLNGGRRRSMSRELVYFEKSPDFCERDVSVDSPGTQGRICNKTSYSTDSCSSLCCGRGHNILKQTRSERCNCRFHWCCYVLCEECRVTEWVNVCK; from the exons ATGGAGCTATCAAACAAACTCCGTTGGGACCAATTCCTGATTTTGGCAGCAGCACTTATGTCACCTGCATTAAC GGTGCTGTGCAATGATATCCTCAGCCTGAAGATGGCAGGAGATCCAGTGCTAACCCCTAACTCAGTGTGCCTGAGGCTGGCAGGCCTCAGTAAGCGTCAGATGCGGATGTGTGTTCGTAGCCCTGACGTGACAGCCTCTGCTTTGCAGGGCATCCAGGTGGCCATCCACGAATGCCAGCACCAGCTTCGAGACCACCGCTGGAACTGCTCCTCACTGGAGGGCCTTGGCAAGCTGCCCCACCACAGCACCATCCTCAACAGGG GTTTTCGCGAGAGTGCCTTCTCCCTGGCCCTGTTGGCAGCGGGTGTGGCTCACTCTGTGGCCTCAGCCTGCAGCATGGGCAAGCTGCGGGGGTGTGGCTGTGAGGCGAAGCGTCGGCAGGACGATGACAAGATCCGGCTGAAactcacacagctgcagctgcagacCCTGCAGAAGGGTGGGGTAGGCATCAGCATGACACGGTCATTACCCTTAGAGTTGAACGGTCACCATGGTGACCTGCCTGCTAGCCTCCACTCCACCCACCCCTCCGCCCTCCTCAAGCCTTTACCAGATGAGCTGATCTCCATGCAAGAGACCTGGGAGTGGGGAGGCTGCAGTCATGATGTTCGTTTTGGGGACCGTTTCTCCAGGGACTGGCTTGACTCCCGGGGGTCTCCAAGAGACATCCACGCTCGTATGAGGATACATAACAACAGGATGGGACGACAG ATAGTTGCTGACAACATGAAGAGGAAGTGCAAATGTCACGGCACATCAGGGAGCTGTCAATTTAAGACCTGCTGGCATGTGTCCCCAGAGTTCCGCCATGTGGGTTCACTACTCAAGGAAAAGTTCCTGACAGCCATTTTTGTCAACTCCCAGAACAAGAACAATGGGGTTTTCAACCCCCGAACTGGAAATGGCGCCAGTGGTAGCACGGGGGGACTCAACGGAGGTCGTCGTCGAAGCATGTCTAGAGAGCTGGTGTACTTTGAGAAATCACCTGACTTTTGTGAGCGTGATGTGTCCGTCGACTCTCCGGGTACGCAGGGACGCATTTGCAACAAAACCAGCTACAgcacagacagctgcagctcgCTGTGTTGTGGCCGTGGACACAACATACTGAAACAGACACGCAGCGAACGCTGCAATTGCAGATTTCACTGGTGCTGTTATGTGCTGTGTGAGGAGTGTCGTGTCACAGAATGGGTCAATGTGTGCAAGTAG
- the arf3a gene encoding ADP-ribosylation factor 3a isoform X2: MGNIFGNLLKSLIGKKEMRILMVGLDAAGKTTILYKLKLGEIVTTIPTIGLIFVVDSNDRERVNEAREELMRMLAEDELRDAVLLVFANKQDLPNAMNAAEITDKLGLHSLRHRNWYIQATCATSGDGLYEGLDWLANQLKNKK; encoded by the exons ATGGGAAACATCTTCGGCAACCTGTTGAAGAGCCTGATAGGGAAGAAGGAGATGAGGATTCTCATGGTGGGGCTGGACGCTGCTGGGAAAACCACCATCCTCTACAAGCTGAAGCTGGGGGAGATTGTCACCACCATCCCCACAATTG GTTTGATCTTTGTGGTGGACAGCAATGACCGAGAGCGGGTGAACGAAGCTCGGGAGGAACTCATGAGGATGCTGGCTGAGGACGAGCTGCGGGATGCtgttcttcttgtttttgcCAACAAACAG GATCTGCCAAACGCCATGAATGCTGCAGAAATCACAGACAAGCTGGGCCTGCACTCCCTCCGCCACCGCAACTGGTACATTCAGGCCACCTGTGCCACCAGCGGAGATGGCCTCTATGAGGGCCTGGACTGGCTGGCCAATCAGCTGAAGAACAAAAAGTGA
- the arf3a gene encoding ADP-ribosylation factor 3a isoform X3, translating to MGNIFGNLLKSLIGKKEMRILMVGLDAAGKTTILYKLKLGEIVTTIPTIGFNVETVEYKNISFTVWDVGGQDKIRPLWRHYFQNTQGLIFVVDSNDRERVNEAREELMRMLAEDELRDAVLLVFANKQDLPNAMNAAEITDKLGLHSLRHRNWYIQATCATSGDGLYEGLDWLANQLKNKK from the exons ATGGGAAACATCTTCGGCAACCTGTTGAAGAGCCTGATAGGGAAGAAGGAGATGAGGATTCTCATGGTGGGGCTGGACGCTGCTGGGAAAACCACCATCCTCTACAAGCTGAAGCTGGGGGAGATTGTCACCACCATCCCCACAATTG GTTTCAATGTAGAGACAGTGGAGTACAAGAATATCAGCTTCACTGTGTGGGACGTGGGCGGCCAGGACAAGATTCGTCCCCTGTGGAGGCACTACTTCCAGAACACCCAGG GTTTGATCTTTGTGGTGGACAGCAATGACCGAGAGCGGGTGAACGAAGCTCGGGAGGAACTCATGAGGATGCTGGCTGAGGACGAGCTGCGGGATGCtgttcttcttgtttttgcCAACAAACAG GATCTGCCAAACGCCATGAATGCTGCAGAAATCACAGACAAGCTGGGCCTGCACTCCCTCCGCCACCGCAACTGGTACATTCAGGCCACCTGTGCCACCAGCGGAGATGGCCTCTATGAGGGCCTGGACTGGCTGGCCAATCAGCTGAAGAACAAAAAGTGA
- the arf3a gene encoding ADP-ribosylation factor 3a isoform X1 — MGNIFGNLLKSLIGKKEMRILMVGLDAAGKTTILYKLKLGEIVTTIPTIGFNVETVEYKNISFTVWDVGGQDKIRPLWRHYFQNTQGLIFVVDSNDRERVNEAREELMRMLAEITDKLGLHSLRHRNWYIQATCATSGDGLYEGLDWLANQLKNKK; from the exons ATGGGAAACATCTTCGGCAACCTGTTGAAGAGCCTGATAGGGAAGAAGGAGATGAGGATTCTCATGGTGGGGCTGGACGCTGCTGGGAAAACCACCATCCTCTACAAGCTGAAGCTGGGGGAGATTGTCACCACCATCCCCACAATTG GTTTCAATGTAGAGACAGTGGAGTACAAGAATATCAGCTTCACTGTGTGGGACGTGGGCGGCCAGGACAAGATTCGTCCCCTGTGGAGGCACTACTTCCAGAACACCCAGG GTTTGATCTTTGTGGTGGACAGCAATGACCGAGAGCGGGTGAACGAAGCTCGGGAGGAACTCATGAGGATGCT TGCAGAAATCACAGACAAGCTGGGCCTGCACTCCCTCCGCCACCGCAACTGGTACATTCAGGCCACCTGTGCCACCAGCGGAGATGGCCTCTATGAGGGCCTGGACTGGCTGGCCAATCAGCTGAAGAACAAAAAGTGA